The Humulus lupulus chromosome 4, drHumLupu1.1, whole genome shotgun sequence genome has a window encoding:
- the LOC133830282 gene encoding uncharacterized protein LOC133830282 isoform X2 has product MAAANVGSSFSCLSAALSSPIRTRSPFQLTLSRGLYNNQQHEAQLLRYPRGKSCNFIHGILNSKGRSPKWCSVLFAVSEEQPQHDGIELVASEQENLYPSAEDVSTASNSNFIFDGTGGKPGLISFYNRSYKIEDKIHVSIPEKNHNSLLWFIGPAVLVASFVFPSLYLRRMLSAIFEDSLLTDFLILFFTEALFYCGVAVFLLLIDHLRRPSIPESTSSNKRTLAPHFGQRISSVAALVLSLIIPMVTMGLVWPWTGPAASATLAPYLVGIVVQFAFEQYARYKKSPSWSVIPIVFQVYRLHQLNRAAQLVTALSFTVRGAEVTHSVRKLSLPI; this is encoded by the exons ATGGCTGCTGCTAACGTTGGCTCCTCCTTTTCTTGTTTGTCTGCTGCTCTTTCCTCTCCAATACGCACCAGAAGTCCTTTTCAG CTGACCTTATCACGAGGATTATACAACAATCAGCAACATGAGGCTCAACTGCTAAGATATCCAAGAG GCAAGTCCTGCAATTTCATTCATGGAATACTGAACTCAAAAGGAAGGTCCCCAAAGTGGTGCAGTGTTCTCTTTGCAGTTTCTGAGGAGCAGCCGCAACATGATGGGATAGAATTAGTTGCATCAGAGCAAGAAAACCTTTACCCCAGTGCTGAAGATGTATCTACTGCAAGCAATTCAAATTTCATATTTGATGGTACTGGTGGAAAACCAGGTCTAATATCCTTTTATAACCGTTCATACAAAATAGAGGATAAGATTCACGTGTCTATCCCAGAGAAGAACCACAATAGCCTGTTATGGTTTATTGGTCCGGCTGTACTTGTAGCCTCTTTTGTATTTCCCTCTCTGTATTTGCGTAGAATGCTCTCAGCAATATTTGAGGACTCTTTGTTGACAG ATTTCCTCATATTGTTCTTCACGGAAGCTCTTTTCTATTGCGGTGTTGCTGTGTTTCTTCTTCTAATTGACCATTTAAGAAGGCCTTCTATACCAGAATCTACTTCAAGTAATAAGAGAACCCTGGCCCCACATTTTGGACAACGAATCTCATCTGTTGCTGCTTTGGTACTTAGTCTTATAATTCCCATGGTGACAATGGGATTGGTTTGGCCCTGGACTGGCCCTGCTGCATCTGCTACTCTCGCACCGTACCTGGTTGGTATAGTAGTCCAATTTGCATTTGAGCAGTATGCAAGATACAAGAAGTCACCATCATGGTCTGTTATCCCAATAGTCTTTCAA GTTTATAGATTACACCAACTGAACAGGGCTGCACAGCTGGTAACAGCTCTATCATTTACCGTAAGAGGAGCTGAG GTGACCCATTCTGTGAGGAAATTATCATTGCCCATTTAG
- the LOC133828904 gene encoding uncharacterized protein LOC133828904, whose protein sequence is MYGEEFMIEIMIQWTELEQYKRYLQIIFARVEKVAAHLHLENHSLIDICKTQFCDRVWDRFHTEIDFSVTKMKEAGVFSNENPLKNDLIQFFTDMEKVLPNERF, encoded by the exons ATGTACGGCGAAGAGTTCATGATTGAAATTATGATACAATGGACAGAGCTAGAACAATACAAAAGATATCTTCAGATAATATTTGCTCGTGTGGAGAAAGTTGCAGCGCATTTACATCTAGAAAATCATTCATTGATTGATATTTGTAAAACCCAATTCTGTGacagg GTCTGGGATAGGTTCCACACTGAAATCGACTTTTCGGTAACTAAGATG AAGGAGGCAGGGGTGTTTAGCAATGAAAATCCATTGAAGAATGACCTGATTCAATTCTTCACTGACATGGAGAAAGTACTTCCCAATGAACGATTTTAG
- the LOC133830282 gene encoding uncharacterized protein LOC133830282 isoform X1, with amino-acid sequence MAAANVGSSFSCLSAALSSPIRTRSPFQLTLSRGLYNNQQHEAQLLRYPRGKSCNFIHGILNSKGRSPKWCSVLFAVSEEQPQHDGIELVASEQENLYPSAEDVSTASNSNFIFDGTGGKPGLISFYNRSYKIEDKIHVSIPEKNHNSLLWFIGPAVLVASFVFPSLYLRRMLSAIFEDSLLTDFLILFFTEALFYCGVAVFLLLIDHLRRPSIPESTSSNKRTLAPHFGQRISSVAALVLSLIIPMVTMGLVWPWTGPAASATLAPYLVGIVVQFAFEQYARYKKSPSWSVIPIVFQVYRLHQLNRAAQLVTALSFTVRGAEVTSHNLAINNSLGTLLNVLQCLGVICIWSLSSFLMRFFPSPAYSSQ; translated from the exons ATGGCTGCTGCTAACGTTGGCTCCTCCTTTTCTTGTTTGTCTGCTGCTCTTTCCTCTCCAATACGCACCAGAAGTCCTTTTCAG CTGACCTTATCACGAGGATTATACAACAATCAGCAACATGAGGCTCAACTGCTAAGATATCCAAGAG GCAAGTCCTGCAATTTCATTCATGGAATACTGAACTCAAAAGGAAGGTCCCCAAAGTGGTGCAGTGTTCTCTTTGCAGTTTCTGAGGAGCAGCCGCAACATGATGGGATAGAATTAGTTGCATCAGAGCAAGAAAACCTTTACCCCAGTGCTGAAGATGTATCTACTGCAAGCAATTCAAATTTCATATTTGATGGTACTGGTGGAAAACCAGGTCTAATATCCTTTTATAACCGTTCATACAAAATAGAGGATAAGATTCACGTGTCTATCCCAGAGAAGAACCACAATAGCCTGTTATGGTTTATTGGTCCGGCTGTACTTGTAGCCTCTTTTGTATTTCCCTCTCTGTATTTGCGTAGAATGCTCTCAGCAATATTTGAGGACTCTTTGTTGACAG ATTTCCTCATATTGTTCTTCACGGAAGCTCTTTTCTATTGCGGTGTTGCTGTGTTTCTTCTTCTAATTGACCATTTAAGAAGGCCTTCTATACCAGAATCTACTTCAAGTAATAAGAGAACCCTGGCCCCACATTTTGGACAACGAATCTCATCTGTTGCTGCTTTGGTACTTAGTCTTATAATTCCCATGGTGACAATGGGATTGGTTTGGCCCTGGACTGGCCCTGCTGCATCTGCTACTCTCGCACCGTACCTGGTTGGTATAGTAGTCCAATTTGCATTTGAGCAGTATGCAAGATACAAGAAGTCACCATCATGGTCTGTTATCCCAATAGTCTTTCAA GTTTATAGATTACACCAACTGAACAGGGCTGCACAGCTGGTAACAGCTCTATCATTTACCGTAAGAGGAGCTGAGGTGACCTCTCATAACTTGGCGATAAACAACTCCCTAGGAACACTTCTAAATGTCCTCCAGTGTCTAGGGGTTATATGCATTTGGTCTCTATCAAGCTTCCTTATGAGATTTTTCCCTTCACCTGCTTATTCTTCTCAATAA